From a single Raphanus sativus cultivar WK10039 chromosome 3, ASM80110v3, whole genome shotgun sequence genomic region:
- the LOC108846476 gene encoding uncharacterized protein LOC108846476: MSELSLETHHVHATPASPETTTFLDLLRLQMDSHDHTRRKKRTLKERLGFKRIGCCGPAWGLRLTNNTRARERDEPFETGLVPELDHVTGRMNLATALAAERHHYQREPTASSGSSTPLPVSLMRLLEETAERVVVEGKETERVTASSTVKGNDSVCCVCMGRKKGAAFIPCGHTFCRVCSREVWLNRGSCPLCNRPIIEILDIY; encoded by the coding sequence ATGAGTGAACTCAGTCTTGAAACCCATCATGTTCATGCCACACCTGCGTCACCAGAGACGACGACATTCCTCGATTTGCTCCGACTCCAGATGGACAGCCACGATCACACCAGGAGAAAGAAACGTACTCTCAAGGAACGGCTAGGATTTAAACGAATCGGATGCTGTGGGCCCGCTTGGGGACTACGGTTAACCAATAACACTCGCgctagagagagagacgaaCCATTCGAAACCGGACTCGTTCCCGAGTTGGATCATGTAACGGGTCGAATGAATCTTGCAACGGCGTTAGCTGCGGAGAGGCATCATTACCAAAGAGAACCAACGGCATCATCTGGTAGTTCGACGCCGTTACCAGTGTCGTTAATGAGATTGCTCGAGGAAACGGCGGAGAGAGTTGTCGTCGAAGGGAAGGAAACGGAGAGAGTAACGGCGTCGTCGACGGTTAAAGGGAATGATTCAGTGTGCTGCGTGTGCATGGGAAGGAAGAAAGGCGCGGCGTTTATCCCATGTGGACACACTTTTTGCAGAGTGTGCTCTCGAGAGGTGTGGCTGAATCGAGGATCGTGTCCCCTCTGTAACCGTCCGATCATCGAGATCCTCGACATTTATTGA
- the LOC108844353 gene encoding plastid lipid-associated protein 1, chloroplastic: MATVPLFTQFPCKTLISSPSNSKYQSKSPLLLPISLFNRRPQAGIAVHRSDFKVRASDVNDEWGPDSKGRGGDVEDEWGPERGTNSSVGEKEAEEAIESAEETERLKRVLADSLYGTDRGLNASSETRAEISEVITQLESKNPNPAPNEALFLLNGKWILAYTSFVGLFPLLSRRISPLFKVDEISQTIDSDSFTVHNSVRFAGPLATTSLSTNAKFEVRSPKRVQVKFEQGIIGTPQLTDSIEIPEFVEVLGQKIDLNPIRGLLTSVQDTASSVARTISSQPPLKFSLPGDSAQSWLLTTYLDKDLRISRGDGGSVFVLIREGSSLLSP; this comes from the exons ATGGCAACGGTACCTTTGTTCACCCAATTTCCCTGCAAAACCCTAATCTCAAGCCCTTCAAACTCTAAATATCAATCTAAATCTCCTCTTCTATTGCCCATTAGTTTGTTCAATCGGCGACCTCAGGCTGGAATCGCTGTTCATCGGTCAGATTTCAAGGTCCGAGCCAGTGACGTCAATGACGAGTGGGGTCCAGATTCCAAGGGCAGAGGCGGTGACGTTGAAGACGAGTGGGGTCCCGAGAGAGGAACGAACTCATCGGTTGGGGAGAAAGAAGCAGAGGAAGCCATCGAATCTGCGGAGGAGACGGAGCGGCTTAAGAGAGTGCTAGCGGATTCTCTGTACGGAACAGATCGAGGTTTAAACGCGTCGAGTGAGACGAGAGCGGAGATCAGTGAGGTGATAACGCAGCTGGAGTCTAAGAACCCTAACCCAGCTCCTAACGAAGCTCTGTTTCTCCTCAACGGCAAATGGATTCTCGC CTATACATCGTTTGTGGGTCTGTTCCCGTTGCTCTCACGCAGAATCTCACCGTTGTTTAAAGTGGATGAGATCTCCCAAACCATTGATTCCGACAGCTTCACCGTACACAACTCTGTCCGGTTCGCTGGTCCACTTGCCACAACATCGCTTAGCACCAACGCTAAATTCGAAGTCCGAAGTCCTAAACGCGTCCAG GTCAAGTTTGAGCAAGGCATTATCGGGACTCCACAACTAACGGATTCGATTGAAATCCCGGAGTTCGTCGAGGTTCTTGGTCAAAAAATCGACCTCAACCCCATCAGAGGGTTACTTACATCTGTCCAAGACACGGCTTCTTCAGTGGCAAGAACTATTTCAAGCCAGCCACCGTTGAAATTCTCTTTGCCTGGAGACAGTGCACAGTCATGGCTGCTCACCACTTATCTCGACAAAGACCTTCGGATCTCTAGAGGCGATGGTGGAAGCGTCTTTGTGCTCATCAGAGAGGGAAGCTCTCTCTTAAGCCCTTAA
- the LOC108844875 gene encoding F-box/FBD/LRR-repeat protein At5g18770-like, with protein MSITEEPNRSLLREEVGTSRGKDRISLLHDSLLCHILSFRTRKEVVWTSVLSSRWRDLWKWVPRLELDSFDFPNNKACVYFINKFLPNVKSLSEFKLIIGFEKNACLYERCLGKVMECNIQHFSVENDGATNIPLTLLMCQSLVSLKLYNVKLNDFASLTLPCLKIMDLDFVIFPHDAVLDTPRLERLILKNCQFESFEIIRMSGSVKVHIDVDFQQMGDDLSERNIIYNFLNNFSAVGHMTLSESTLELIYCLRDMNPLPNFHGLTSLRATIWLEDCLILLPLLLESCPNLKSLTLELINYDNPEAVTDSLSCELSFCLVSFLEYIEIETAITEQATEQEVVRYFLGNATLLKKLVLRLNLSDGEKYDPVLLKQRFDSPRRCNLCQFEVLFRMCSR; from the exons ATGTCTATTACGGAAGAACCAAATC gTTCATTGCTTCGAGAGGAAGTAGGAACTAGCAGAGGGAAAGATAGAATAAGCTTATTACATGACTCCTTGCTATGTCATATACTTAGCTTTAGAACGAGGAAGGAAGTTGTTTGGACAAGTGTCCTGTCTTCTAGATGGAGAGATCTTTGGAAATGGGTTCCTAGATTAGAACTAGACAGCTTCGATTTCCCAAATAATAAAGCGTGTGTTTATTTTATCAACAAGTTTCTTCCAAATGTCAAGAGCTTAAGTGAATTCAAGCTAATCATTGGCTTTGAAAAAAATGCATGTCTTTACGAGCGGTGTCTCGGTAAAGTGATGGAGTGCAACATTCAACATTTCAGTGTCGAGAATGATGGGGCCACTAATATACCTTTAACCCTTCTTATGTGTCAGTCATTGGTATCCTTAAAGCTTTATAACGTAAAGCTGAATGATTTTGCGTCTCTTACCCTACCATGTCTCAAGATTATGGACTTAGACTTCGTAATATTTCCTCATGATGCGGTTCTTGATACTCCGAGACTTGAACGCCTGATTCTCAAAAATTGCCAGTTCGAAAGCTTCGAGATAATAAGAATGAGTGGCTCTGTCAAGGTCCATATTGATGTTGACTTTCAGCAGATGGGTGATGACTTATCAGAGAGAAATATCATCTATAATTTTCTCAACAATTTTTCAGCCGTGGGACATATGACACTCTCAGAGAGTACTCTTGAG TTAATCTATTGTCTCCGGGACATGAACCCATTACCCAACTTTCATGGCTTGACAAGTCTGCGTGCCACTATATGGTTAGAGGACTGTCTTATATTATTGCCACTCCTTCTTGAGAGCTGCCCGAATCTGAAAAGTTTGACCTTG GAATTGATTAATTATGATAATCCAGAGGCAGTGACAGATAGTCTTTCCTGTGAGCTGTCGTTTTGTTTGGTATCGTTCCTCGAATACATTGAAATTGAAACCGCGATCACGGAGCAAGCAACAGAACAGGAAGTGGTTAGATACTTTCTAGGCAACGCTACATTACTCAAGAAGCTCGTTCTACGTTTAAATTTGTCTGACGGAGAGAAATACGACCCTGTCCTTCTCAAACAACGCTTTGACTCTCCGAGGCGCTGTAATTTGTGTCagtttgaagttttatttagGATGTGCAGTCGATAA
- the LOC108846692 gene encoding probable transcription repressor OFP9, which yields MKITNRAEAETEKDKKKQNKQSKPQTRESRICRALCCSNKARLSISSSSSSSVESDKHSNFSDQQCSLSSLTHYMVQEKLEQMIRETQEATHQEKLRQQKMRRRRSKSSISNTKFIVMMAMEKCSYDPREDFRESMVEMIVTNKIREADELRSLLEYYLSMNPREYRSAILEIFYEVCADLFLCS from the coding sequence ATGAAAATCACAAACAGAGCAGAAGCAGAAACagaaaaagataagaaaaaacagaacaaacaaTCAAAACCCCAAACAAGAGAATCAAGAATCTGCAGAGCTTTGTGCTGCAGCAACAAAGCGAGACTCAGcatttcgtcttcttcttcctcttcggtGGAATCAGACAAGCATTCTAATTTCTCAGACCAGCAGTGTTCGCTCTCTAGCCTAACACACTACATGGTTCAGGAGAAGCTAGAGCAGATGATCAGGGAGACACAAGAAGCCACACACCAAGAGAAGTTAAGACAACAAAAgatgaggagaagaagaagcaagagtAGCATCAGTAACACTAAGTTCATAGTGATGATGGCAATGGAGAAATGTTCTTACGATCCAAGAGAGGATTTCAGAGAGTCCATGGTCGAGATGATTGTAACAAACAAGATCAGAGAAGCAGATGAACTTAGAAGCCTCTTGGAGTACTATCTATCAATGAATCCTCGCGAATATCGGTCTGCCATTCTCGAGATCTTTTACGAGGTTTGTGCTGACTTGTTCTTGTGTTCGTAA